From Methylococcus capsulatus:
ACCGGCAGCTGGCGACAGATACCGGCGAATGCCGCCACCCAGCGCTTTTCCAGGCCCAGCGCCATGGCATAAGGCAGCAGTTGCTCGAACATTTCGGGGTGCGGATCATCCGGTCCATGCGGTCGACTTCCACCTTTTCCAGGAAATCCTCGAAGCCGAGAGCCGCTTCCAGCGCCCGCGTCCCCGCCACCGTCCGAGCCGGCATGAAATAGCCGAAAGCAGCGACGATCACCGCGGAAATCAGGCCGGGCAGCATCAACGTGCCAGGCGCCATGCCCCAATGCACGCCGGCATAAGGGGCTCCCAGGATCGCACCGAACAACCAAACCGCGCCGAGCACCAGACCGCCCAGCAGGTAATTCCTGCGCACCCGGTCGGGACGGTCCGAGAAGTAGCGCCGCGCCATCAGGGCATCGAAAATTCTGTCGCAGATGCCGGGCAAATGGACATAGAACTTCCGTTCCAGTTCGGAAAGGCGGACGCTTGCCTTCGCCCCGCCGGAAAACACCGCGCTCAAGAGCACCCTTTCATGCGGACAGAGCACGCCCCAGGTCGAAGCCGGCTGGCACGATAGGAAGAGGTAATCGGTGTTCTTGAAGACGCCGAGCAACCGGTCGGTTTCCTCCTTTTCGATCAGGACATAGCCTTTGACCGCGAGATCGACCAGGGTGGCGGTGATATCCCGCAGGTCAGCGGAACCATCGATCAAGGTTCCCAATTCGGCCGGTGTCAGTCCCTCGGGCGGGCGGTACTGTGGGGCGATGGGACGAAGGCGCGGGTCACGGCCGCGGACGGACCAGCGCCGGTACATCGCGATCAGCACCGCCAGCGGCAAACCCA
This genomic window contains:
- a CDS encoding DUF2207 domain-containing protein, translated to MCRAILLFTGLICALQVHARSLVIQNFHADIVVGVDATVDVSETIRSRFEGRWNGIYRSIPVEYHTPQGFNHHLFLDLLGATDPQGLSLKVEDASERHYRKFKIWIPGAEDVAKTVILHYRVRNGLKFFEDHDELYWNITGDEWEVPIEAASARIALPSGAEGVRTLAFTGSYGSREAAVEVQVRGREIDFRMRRPLAFHEGLTAVVGWNKGVVQRPTMMARAADFLRANWPLGLPLAVLIAMYRRWSVRGRDPRLRPIAPQYRPPEGLTPAELGTLIDGSADLRDITATLVDLAVKGYVLIEKEETDRLLGVFKNTDYLFLSCQPASTWGVLCPHERVLLSAVFSGGAKASVRLSELERKFYVHLPGICDRIFDALMARRYFSDRPDRVRRNYLLGGLVLGAVWLFGAILGAPYAGVHWGMAPGTLMLPGLISAVIVAAFGYFMPARTVAGTRALEAALGFEDFLEKVEVDRMDRMIRTPKCSSNCCLMPWRWAWKSAGWRHSPVSVASCRFGIGVGAPWISIPAVSPAISAASPLRPLPS